A region of Candidatus Leptovillus gracilis DNA encodes the following proteins:
- a CDS encoding CHAT domain-containing protein, whose translation MPLTPEFIAELLTQPTAVAQTVFLLQADLWHETGLTRLLDSANRLINSDLAQARQLLDLCADLAPALAPSLQPQAIYLRAQTFALNGEFESALAGIAQAQAAYQETGQTAAALRTNVGQINVLIHLGRYQEALDTAQTALAAITQTTDLPEETAVLLTAHLQNNRGICYKFMGRYADAMFAYKTAESLFQAADQQEDVANIQMNLGVMLAELGHGSEALTAYETAAAIYSQTANRRRQAQNLENMGELHLWLGNYNRSLDAFAAARDLFATLDAPLEQYILERLTADAYLALNLLTEATTAYRAAIAGLESGDVPHYLGWALWGLGATLLRRGRLSAAAETLSRAADIFAAAGNEHLHSAVLLEQAAVAQAQNDSSTALRQTHQALALISKQDWPVQRIYANLRLADLLLPDTAAAEPLLHEANHLAALLPLPDLRFRVQQRLGRLYLLQGRGAEAEAVLTTAVAEIERLRGTLVRQTLRASFLQDKTAVYADLAQLYLARGDQDSLQKAFSVAEQAKSRALVDLLSGVIAAQLQSDTDPAQANRLQSLQADLHAIYNEALRDSPEGDRAARLTELNDRAAALEQEISRLRLRLEGGGADDDLAQALPFATLQPALPADQTLLAYHILGEEILAFVYRDGVLQVVRQLGSLPVLGKHLAALAVEWQRFQANPAFIQRHLPRLTQSTQHILQALHQELVAPVMALLKGSERLAIIPHGLLHHLPFAALYDGRSYLLDQFELTIAPSATVLHLCRARTPRLAGQAVIFGVDDPLIPFAVQEATAVSGCLPHARLRLGEQATLAALQRETADCTLLHLACHGLFRRDNPLFSALKLHDGWLTAGDAMQLKLPGAFVALSACESGRSEVIGGDELLGLTYAFLGAGAAGLLVSLWLVEDETTAALMTHFYQQLAQGTGHAAALRHAQRSLKKNHPHPYYWAPFVLIGQN comes from the coding sequence ATGCCCCTGACGCCTGAATTTATCGCCGAACTATTGACCCAGCCAACGGCCGTTGCCCAGACCGTATTCTTGCTACAGGCCGATTTATGGCATGAAACGGGCCTGACTCGGCTGCTTGACAGCGCCAACCGCCTCATCAACAGCGACCTGGCCCAGGCGCGCCAACTGCTCGACCTGTGTGCAGACCTGGCCCCTGCGCTCGCCCCATCCCTTCAGCCCCAGGCCATTTATCTGCGCGCCCAGACCTTCGCCCTCAACGGCGAGTTCGAGTCGGCGTTGGCCGGCATCGCCCAGGCGCAGGCCGCCTACCAGGAAACCGGGCAGACGGCCGCCGCCCTGCGCACCAACGTCGGCCAGATCAACGTCCTCATCCACCTGGGACGCTATCAGGAGGCGCTCGACACCGCCCAAACTGCTCTGGCCGCCATCACCCAGACCACCGATCTGCCGGAGGAAACGGCCGTTCTGCTCACAGCCCATCTCCAGAACAATCGGGGCATCTGTTATAAGTTTATGGGGCGTTACGCCGACGCCATGTTCGCCTATAAAACTGCAGAAAGCCTGTTTCAGGCAGCCGACCAGCAAGAAGACGTGGCCAACATCCAGATGAATTTGGGCGTCATGCTGGCCGAATTGGGGCACGGCAGCGAAGCCCTGACCGCTTACGAAACGGCCGCCGCCATCTACAGCCAGACCGCCAATCGTCGGCGGCAGGCGCAAAATTTGGAAAACATGGGCGAGCTGCACCTCTGGCTGGGCAATTACAACCGGAGCCTGGACGCCTTTGCCGCCGCCCGCGACCTCTTTGCCACGCTGGACGCCCCCCTGGAACAATACATTTTGGAGCGGCTGACGGCCGATGCCTACCTGGCCCTCAACCTGCTAACGGAGGCAACGACCGCCTACCGCGCCGCCATCGCCGGATTAGAGTCGGGCGACGTACCCCATTACCTGGGCTGGGCGTTGTGGGGGCTGGGGGCGACGCTGCTGCGCCGCGGACGGTTGTCTGCGGCGGCGGAGACGCTGAGCCGGGCCGCTGACATTTTTGCCGCCGCGGGGAATGAACATTTACACTCAGCCGTACTGCTGGAGCAGGCGGCAGTGGCACAAGCCCAAAACGACAGCAGCACGGCGCTGCGGCAAACCCACCAGGCATTGGCGCTGATCAGCAAACAGGATTGGCCGGTGCAGCGCATTTACGCCAACCTGCGGCTGGCCGACCTGCTGCTGCCAGATACGGCCGCCGCCGAACCCCTTTTGCACGAAGCCAACCATCTGGCGGCGCTGCTGCCCCTGCCGGACCTGCGCTTTCGCGTGCAGCAGCGGCTGGGGCGGCTCTATCTTCTCCAGGGGCGCGGGGCGGAGGCGGAGGCAGTGCTGACAACGGCCGTTGCCGAAATCGAACGGCTGCGCGGGACCCTGGTCCGCCAGACTTTACGCGCCTCTTTTTTGCAGGACAAAACGGCCGTGTATGCCGACCTGGCCCAACTCTATCTGGCGCGCGGCGACCAGGACAGCCTGCAAAAAGCGTTCAGTGTGGCCGAGCAGGCCAAGTCCCGCGCCCTGGTAGACCTGCTCAGCGGCGTCATCGCCGCCCAACTGCAAAGCGATACGGACCCCGCCCAGGCCAATCGGCTGCAAAGCCTGCAAGCCGATTTGCACGCCATCTACAACGAAGCGCTGCGCGACAGCCCGGAAGGGGACCGCGCCGCCCGCCTGACTGAACTCAACGACCGCGCCGCTGCGCTGGAGCAAGAGATTAGCCGCCTGCGCCTGCGCCTGGAAGGCGGCGGGGCCGACGACGACCTGGCCCAGGCCCTTCCCTTTGCCACCCTACAGCCAGCGCTGCCGGCCGACCAGACGCTGTTGGCCTACCACATTCTGGGCGAGGAAATCCTGGCCTTTGTTTACCGGGATGGGGTTTTGCAGGTGGTGCGACAGCTCGGCAGCCTGCCTGTTTTGGGCAAACATCTGGCCGCGTTGGCGGTGGAATGGCAGCGCTTCCAGGCCAATCCCGCCTTCATTCAACGCCACCTGCCCCGGCTAACCCAATCCACACAGCACATTTTGCAGGCGCTGCATCAGGAACTTGTCGCGCCGGTCATGGCTCTGCTTAAGGGCAGTGAGCGGTTGGCGATCATCCCGCATGGGCTGCTGCACCATTTGCCCTTTGCGGCCCTTTACGACGGCCGTTCCTATCTGCTGGACCAATTTGAACTGACCATCGCCCCCAGCGCCACCGTGCTGCACCTCTGCCGGGCGCGGACGCCCCGCCTGGCGGGACAGGCGGTCATCTTTGGCGTGGACGACCCGCTGATTCCTTTTGCCGTGCAGGAGGCAACGGCCGTTAGCGGCTGCCTGCCGCACGCGCGCCTGCGCCTGGGTGAGCAGGCCACCCTGGCCGCTCTGCAAAGAGAAACGGCCGATTGCACCTTGCTGCATCTGGCCTGCCACGGCCTCTTCCGCCGCGACAATCCCCTCTTCTCCGCCCTCAAACTGCACGATGGCTGGCTGACGGCCGGCGATGCCATGCAGCTAAAATTGCCCGGCGCCTTCGTCGCCCTGAGCGCCTGCGAATCAGGCCGCAGCGAAGTCATCGGCGGTGATGAGTTGCTGGGTCTAACCTACGCCTTTCTCGGCGCGGGTGCGGCTGGGCTGTTGGTCAGCCTGTGGCTGGTGGAAGACGAAACCACCGCCGCCCTGATGACCCACTTTTATCAGCAGCTTGCTCAGGGGACGGGCCACGCTGCCGCCCTGCGCCACGCCCAACGCAGCCTCAAAAAAAACCACCCCCACCCCTACTACTGGGCGCCCTTTGTCCTCATCGGCCAGAATTAG
- a CDS encoding S8 family serine peptidase produces the protein MYSTNRKLILFISQVLLGGLLLTAVLNRATLAAELEQAAGANILYLPSVQISIPSSVILDEIIVKLDAQQAGATIAAINQTYNTTTVRPLSLGRAIYLLQTVPGADLDQLAQTMTADSRIVYAEPNRPTDAPESIGREAFSWGGPDDGPYNEQYAQEMLGLPAAHALSQGAGVIVAVIDTGVQLNHPHLASHLTAARIDFVDGDDVPEDEFSGGDDYGAGHGTHVAGIVRLTAPQAQIMPIRVLDTDGRGYSATVAEAILFALENGANVINLSLGMPYESPLLQDIIEDATEEGVVVVAAAGNLNSTQKQYPAATECVLSVTAVNPNRIKADFASYGDWLLLSAPGVGIYSTLPVDGYGSWSGTSMAAPFVAGQAALLLGLNAGLNVAQIADLMGGTAVDLNPFNPSYTNQLGVGLINVIASLNALQSGNIPILELLDEDCDDDDNDDGAAHNAGDYFMFAKASGDGGSSDPKVYEPVCDGANDKQADISGSNSDFYGRLHSNADLAISGSDNRFRNTLSPNSELTYGVNDGPSSACQLQAENSNTYASGYPLNITGNGNPGSIQGPYQIGPKGWPGNLGKFLDVSGMTFGNNIAQVLPGRVCDRGSLTHSGVIEITAADNGKVVCNGGDPIVISDSGLGTPVNPFRVTMVSHGLIEISGSNHYLAPAAYSVLAWTDQRFSNEATSIKIAGSNVNVIERAILFSPRSGQDVSGSNNALLCIQMVGQGALKAAGSNSVLGPFAPGC, from the coding sequence ATGTATTCAACAAATCGTAAACTAATCCTGTTTATTAGCCAGGTACTATTGGGAGGGCTGTTGTTAACGGCCGTTCTCAACCGCGCCACCCTCGCCGCTGAACTAGAGCAGGCCGCGGGGGCCAACATTCTTTACCTGCCCTCGGTGCAGATCAGCATCCCATCCTCGGTGATATTGGACGAGATCATCGTGAAGCTAGACGCACAGCAGGCGGGGGCGACCATCGCGGCCATCAACCAGACCTACAACACCACAACGGTACGGCCGTTATCCCTCGGCCGCGCCATCTACCTGCTGCAAACCGTGCCCGGCGCAGACCTGGACCAGCTCGCGCAAACGATGACCGCCGATAGCCGCATCGTGTACGCCGAACCGAATCGTCCCACCGACGCCCCGGAATCTATTGGCCGAGAGGCGTTCTCCTGGGGTGGGCCGGATGATGGTCCCTATAACGAGCAATACGCCCAAGAGATGCTGGGGCTGCCCGCTGCCCACGCTCTTAGTCAGGGCGCAGGCGTGATTGTGGCCGTCATTGATACCGGTGTGCAGTTGAACCATCCCCACCTGGCCTCCCACTTAACGGCCGCTCGCATTGACTTTGTAGATGGCGACGACGTGCCAGAGGATGAATTTAGCGGCGGGGATGATTATGGCGCGGGGCACGGAACCCACGTCGCCGGTATCGTCCGCCTGACGGCCCCGCAGGCGCAAATCATGCCCATTCGCGTGCTGGATACCGACGGCCGGGGTTACTCTGCCACCGTCGCTGAAGCCATTCTTTTTGCCCTGGAAAATGGGGCAAATGTCATCAATCTCAGTCTGGGTATGCCTTACGAGTCTCCTCTGCTGCAGGATATCATCGAAGATGCCACGGAAGAAGGGGTGGTGGTGGTGGCCGCTGCCGGAAATTTGAACAGTACGCAGAAGCAGTACCCGGCGGCGACGGAGTGCGTGTTGAGTGTAACGGCCGTTAACCCCAACCGGATCAAAGCCGATTTTGCCAGCTACGGAGACTGGCTGCTGCTGTCTGCGCCGGGCGTGGGCATTTACAGCACCCTGCCCGTAGATGGCTATGGCAGTTGGAGCGGCACTTCGATGGCCGCCCCCTTTGTCGCCGGGCAGGCGGCGCTGCTGCTGGGCCTGAACGCGGGCCTGAATGTGGCGCAGATAGCCGATTTGATGGGGGGAACGGCCGTTGACCTCAATCCCTTCAATCCCAGCTACACCAACCAGCTAGGCGTCGGCCTGATCAACGTCATCGCCAGCCTCAACGCCCTGCAATCGGGCAACATCCCCATCCTGGAACTGCTGGACGAAGACTGCGACGACGATGACAATGACGACGGCGCTGCCCACAACGCTGGTGATTATTTTATGTTTGCCAAAGCGTCCGGCGATGGCGGCTCCTCCGACCCTAAAGTCTACGAACCAGTCTGTGACGGCGCCAACGACAAACAGGCGGATATCAGCGGCAGCAATAGTGATTTTTACGGCCGTTTGCACAGCAACGCCGACCTGGCCATTTCCGGGTCAGATAACCGGTTCCGCAACACCCTTTCGCCCAACTCCGAGCTAACCTACGGCGTCAACGACGGACCCTCATCGGCCTGCCAGTTGCAAGCCGAAAATTCCAACACCTATGCCAGTGGCTACCCCCTCAACATCACCGGCAATGGCAACCCAGGCAGCATCCAGGGGCCTTACCAGATTGGGCCAAAAGGGTGGCCAGGCAACCTGGGCAAGTTCCTGGACGTCAGCGGCATGACCTTTGGCAATAACATCGCCCAGGTTTTGCCGGGCCGCGTCTGTGACCGCGGCTCCTTAACCCACTCCGGCGTCATCGAAATTACCGCCGCCGATAACGGCAAGGTCGTCTGCAACGGCGGCGATCCCATCGTCATCAGCGACTCCGGTCTGGGCACACCGGTCAATCCCTTCCGCGTGACAATGGTGTCGCATGGGCTGATCGAAATCAGCGGCTCCAACCATTATCTGGCCCCAGCCGCCTATAGCGTGCTGGCTTGGACCGACCAGCGATTCAGCAACGAAGCCACCAGCATCAAAATCGCCGGGAGCAATGTCAACGTCATCGAGCGGGCGATCCTCTTCTCGCCGCGCAGCGGGCAGGACGTTTCCGGTTCCAATAATGCGCTTTTGTGTATCCAGATGGTCGGCCAGGGGGCGCTCAAAGCGGCGGGCAGCAACTCGGTTTTGGGGCCGTTCGCCCCCGGCTGCTAA
- a CDS encoding PIG-L family deacetylase, translating into MTEQLNAFGHLLIILAFIILLIDIRRNQRTLRRTIRHSRWVYRTILAVAVFSGLANGVWLIYFAADLEVHTALGWSLSSLTHLSILLLVFTVAVLIRSKLVGERVEGRRRILAIGAHPDDLEIACGGTLARLCDEGHLVAGLILTHGSQGGDSLIRQMEAQNGASFLGLHDFTLLNLPDTNLDLDGVRQAIEEKVQAFRPDIIFTHSEHDQHQDHQIIHQATLQAGRRVNTILCYESPSTTLDFKPSLFIEIGDYVDVKIESIREHQNQARKAYMDAALVRSQARVRGEQTKTHYAEGFEVRRALMMEGGIL; encoded by the coding sequence ATGACAGAACAGTTAAACGCTTTCGGGCATTTGCTGATTATTTTGGCCTTTATCATCCTGCTGATTGACATCCGGCGGAACCAGCGCACCCTGCGCCGAACGATACGGCACAGCCGCTGGGTTTACCGGACAATCCTGGCTGTGGCAGTTTTTAGCGGCCTGGCCAATGGCGTCTGGCTGATTTATTTTGCGGCCGATCTGGAGGTGCACACTGCCCTGGGTTGGTCGCTGAGTTCGCTGACCCATCTAAGCATCCTGCTGCTGGTTTTTACTGTGGCGGTGTTGATACGCTCCAAACTGGTGGGCGAGCGCGTGGAGGGCAGGCGCCGCATCCTGGCGATTGGCGCCCATCCCGACGATTTGGAAATCGCCTGCGGTGGCACGCTGGCCCGCCTCTGCGACGAAGGCCATCTGGTGGCCGGCCTGATTCTGACACACGGCAGCCAGGGCGGCGACAGCCTGATTCGCCAGATGGAGGCGCAGAATGGGGCCAGCTTTCTCGGTTTGCACGACTTTACCTTGCTTAACCTGCCGGACACGAATTTGGATTTAGACGGGGTGCGCCAGGCGATTGAAGAGAAGGTGCAAGCCTTCCGCCCGGACATCATCTTCACCCATTCAGAGCATGATCAACATCAGGACCACCAGATCATCCACCAGGCGACGCTGCAAGCAGGGCGGCGGGTGAATACGATTCTTTGCTATGAAAGCCCTTCAACGACGCTGGACTTCAAGCCCAGCCTGTTTATTGAGATTGGTGATTACGTAGATGTGAAGATTGAGAGTATCCGCGAACACCAGAACCAGGCGCGTAAGGCGTACATGGACGCCGCTCTGGTGCGTTCCCAGGCGCGGGTGCGCGGCGAACAGACCAAGACCCATTATGCCGAGGGCTTTGAAGTGCGCCGCGCCCTGATGATGGAAGGAGGAATCTTATGA
- a CDS encoding ATP-grasp domain-containing protein yields MRVLVTGVGGPAGRHVSQLLCQGGHKVIGVDMQLVTLSGLAAFYQAPPARDPTYVDWLAQTAVTADLIIPTVQEELTIIAAAQDKLPCPVLIAPALPVSVAHDKYQTAQALAVSGVPVPEFVRPADLHSAADVATMVGWPCLSKPRVGRGGRGVTVYDSPADFPALAALDEDYIVQAFAPGAEYAVNLYVNGVATVVVVLEKTALREGRTGNAARVRRVDAPDVAVTAVAAARALGLTGPLDIDIRRRADGCPLVLEINARFGANIAHAPEVLAIALA; encoded by the coding sequence ATGAGAGTGCTGGTAACTGGCGTTGGTGGCCCGGCCGGCCGCCACGTGAGCCAATTGTTATGTCAGGGCGGGCACAAGGTGATTGGCGTGGACATGCAGTTGGTGACGCTGTCGGGATTGGCCGCCTTCTACCAGGCCCCGCCGGCGCGTGACCCGACGTATGTGGATTGGTTGGCGCAAACGGCCGTTACCGCCGACCTCATCATCCCTACCGTGCAGGAAGAGCTGACCATCATCGCCGCCGCCCAGGATAAGCTGCCCTGCCCCGTTCTCATTGCTCCGGCCCTGCCTGTATCTGTCGCCCACGACAAATACCAGACAGCGCAAGCTCTGGCTGTTAGCGGCGTGCCCGTACCTGAATTTGTCCGTCCGGCTGACCTGCATTCGGCCGCCGACGTGGCAACAATGGTTGGTTGGCCTTGCCTGAGCAAACCGCGCGTCGGGCGCGGCGGGCGCGGCGTGACGGTCTACGACAGCCCGGCGGATTTCCCGGCTCTGGCGGCTTTGGATGAAGATTACATTGTGCAAGCATTTGCCCCCGGCGCGGAATACGCCGTCAATCTCTATGTGAATGGGGTGGCGACAGTGGTGGTTGTCCTGGAAAAGACGGCTTTACGTGAAGGGCGCACTGGCAATGCTGCCCGGGTGCGCCGGGTGGACGCGCCAGATGTGGCGGTAACGGCCGTTGCCGCCGCCCGCGCCCTGGGATTGACTGGCCCACTGGACATAGACATCCGCCGCCGCGCCGATGGTTGCCCCCTGGTGCTGGAAATCAACGCCCGCTTTGGGGCCAACATCGCCCACGCACCGGAAGTTCTGGCGATTGCTCTGGCGTAA
- a CDS encoding glycosyltransferase family 2 protein, producing the protein MLTLIQFTYLLLSLLALIVGWHMLLFFPLSLLHQYRQRRPAETEQERPSVSIIVPAYNEAKVIGNCVRSILRSDYDCYEVILVNDGSSDDTLAQMQQFAAQPRVRVIDKPNGGKASALNAGIRQAHGDVLFFVDADGIFRRDTIRQMVMGFNSPAVGAVCGTDCPVNLDRLQTRLMVVQTHVTTGMVRRALAAINCLPIVSGNIGAFRRDVLEQIGYFRHGFIGEDLELTWRVHRAGYRVAFQPEAVVYAELPSTVKALWKQRVRWGRGLLQTAVLHRDMFFKPHYGLMALYLPLNVLSLTLIPILQLLLLCLLFTLLASGASPLEDGFLSFLGWLGFAATSFTTAFAIALNRAWTDLRYIYVLPLWIPYAFFLNFVMLWAFVLELRGVEAKWNKLERTGVISRRDTAL; encoded by the coding sequence ATGCTTACACTCATCCAATTCACCTACCTGCTGCTTAGTCTGTTAGCCCTCATTGTCGGCTGGCACATGCTGCTGTTCTTCCCGTTGTCGCTGCTGCATCAATACCGGCAACGGCGGCCAGCGGAAACGGAACAGGAACGGCCGTCTGTCTCCATCATCGTACCCGCCTACAACGAAGCAAAGGTCATCGGCAACTGCGTTCGCTCCATCTTGCGCTCCGACTACGACTGTTACGAAGTCATCCTGGTCAACGATGGTTCCAGCGACGACACCCTGGCTCAGATGCAGCAGTTCGCTGCCCAGCCGCGCGTGCGTGTGATTGACAAGCCCAACGGCGGCAAGGCGTCGGCGCTGAACGCCGGCATCCGCCAGGCGCACGGCGACGTTCTCTTCTTTGTTGACGCCGACGGCATTTTCCGCCGCGACACCATTCGCCAGATGGTGATGGGTTTCAACAGCCCGGCCGTTGGCGCCGTCTGCGGCACAGACTGCCCGGTGAACCTGGACCGCTTACAGACGCGCCTGATGGTAGTGCAAACCCATGTTACCACCGGCATGGTGCGCCGCGCCCTGGCAGCGATCAACTGCCTGCCCATTGTCTCTGGCAACATCGGCGCGTTTCGCCGCGACGTGTTAGAGCAGATCGGTTACTTTCGCCACGGTTTCATTGGCGAAGACCTGGAGCTGACCTGGCGGGTCCATCGCGCCGGTTATCGGGTAGCCTTCCAGCCGGAGGCGGTGGTTTATGCTGAATTGCCCTCGACGGTGAAGGCTTTGTGGAAACAGCGGGTGCGTTGGGGTCGAGGGCTGCTGCAAACGGCCGTTCTCCACCGTGATATGTTCTTCAAACCTCACTATGGTCTGATGGCTCTCTACCTGCCGCTCAATGTTCTCAGCCTGACTCTTATCCCCATCCTGCAACTGCTTTTGCTCTGCCTGCTGTTCACTCTGCTGGCTTCAGGGGCCAGCCCGCTCGAAGATGGTTTCCTCAGCTTCTTGGGCTGGCTGGGCTTTGCCGCAACCAGTTTTACCACCGCCTTTGCCATCGCCTTAAACCGCGCCTGGACCGACCTGAGATACATCTACGTGCTGCCTTTGTGGATACCCTACGCCTTCTTTCTCAATTTCGTCATGCTCTGGGCGTTTGTCCTGGAACTGCGCGGCGTAGAGGCAAAGTGGAACAAGCTGGAGCGCACCGGCGTGATTAGCCGCCGGGATACAGCGCTTTGA